agcaaacaaaagaaacaaaccccatAGTTTGCTGTAATTGCTTCACAcacctgaaaaacaaagggccatttcaatttgttttccaaatttttaaGTGTGTTTCTGCTATTGCAGAATACTTCCCTTCTCTGCAATGTTAAAAGACTTTTGAGGGTAAAGACAGGAACTTCATCATGGATCACCTTGACCTGATACAGCAGGAAAATACGAGTTCGTATCCTGAAGGCTTATGTTCTAAGTCAGCATTTGTAACTGCGTACCTGAGGGTGCCAGCAGCGGTCACTAAACCTGAGAAACACCCATGTATCCTGAGCTGCTGTGAAACcccagcatttctttttcactattTCCCAATGTTTGTTAAAGAGCAGTATTATAGACTTTGTTGtctttgtaaaatgtttacagtttgAGCTGCCTTGGCAGTTATGTTCCATATCATTCAACAGTTGAAGacacaaaacatttcaatcCTGACTAGAGGCAGCCCGTATCAGTGGTAGGTGATGTGAGGGAGACACGCTTAGGCTCTTGTGAGGGAGGCAAACTGAACAAATCTGCTGCTCTCTTGTTTCAAGACCATTAAATAACCTCAGAACTAgcaaacctgttttctttttctcaccaCATAACTGCACTGTCTTATCTGCTGTCCCTTGGCATCTGCATCAGGGTAACAGGGCTTTTTAGAAGCATGAGTTTTTCTGAGGAGCTTTAGTATTCAGCAAGTATGTTACCAGTGCCATCGatccagccctgtgctgggatgCCAGGTCACACTGCTGAGATCACGAGGACCTAAGAGTGGTTACGCGGGGAATGGTACAGACTGGAGTGCATCAGGAGCTTAAAACAGGCAAAGGCATGTAAGCAGCACCAAAGGGAATCTGGAGGGTCCCCTACTGAGACAAACAGAGCAGTTTGTTCTTCTTCGTTCTTTGTTTAGCCACAGTAATCTCCATCTGACACACTAGTTCAGTTGAAAATGCTCAATTTAATGATCAGCCATTAAATGCTGCCCCAAGACCCCTCAGCTGAAGGTGGTCTTGATACACACTGGGCTCAGGTTTTGAGGTCAGTGGTTGTATCTCTGCTCCCCacctttctgcctcctgctgctacTCTTTAGTTCCTTCCGATCATTCTACAATCAACCAGGTTTCTTTGTAGTGCCATGACAGGATTTTGAAGACAGTATGCAAAAATCAAAGCAACCATTGCTGCTGAGGAAGCTGACAAAAGAGATGAAACTCTGAGCTTCCCATTCCAGAGATGCATTTGGAGAGAGGGAAAGTAAGGGTCCCTAGCTTTCCTCATCCCCCTGCGCAAGCAGACCTTCAACCTGAAGAAAGGTTGAATACCTGATGTTGGCTAAGGCAATAGTTAGCTTTTGCTAAatacagcaaattattttctgccttgGGTATTTAGTCCACTGTGGCAGTTTCATACAAATGCACCTGAACTTACTGGTCATTCCTATTATCTTTCAATCTTGTCCAATGGTTTCCTTCTGATTAATTTAGCTGTAACTGCCAAGTCAGCAAAATCCTTGGCATGGCCTGAGTATCCTGGTAGCACTTCTGTTATGAAGAACACTGTGTATGGGACTCATGGTAAATTTCAGGATAGTAAATTGATACTTAAAACAAGTAATACAATTATTTATTAGTTACAAACAAGAACAGGAGACTAACACAAGCCTGTGTCAATTGGAAAGTACACTTTAAAACTTGTCTGTGGGGCTGAGATCAGTGAGCATGTCTGGGGATTTCCTAAGCCCAACCCCAAGAAGAATTTGGATTTCCCCAACCCCAAGAAGAACAAGTGAAGAAAGAACTacacaaggaaaacaacaaactcttgtaaaaaaaaaacagtactgTCAAAAACACTCAAACCCAGCAGTTTCAAATCTTACAACAGAAGTAGTCACCGTCTGTCAGCTTTATAGCACCTGTGAGTAGTGACCAGTGTTGCAGCTTTCTCAGCTGGTAGCTCTAGCAGAAGAATCGTAGGTGGACAGGGCCACGGATGCTCAGGTCCTCCCTTGCTGCAGGAGTTACTTCAGGAGGATGCTAGGAACAGTTTGTACTACTATAAACATGCTTAGTCTGTAAAAGAACTAACTCTGCCCTTTTATCTGAATATGTCTATTTtaaaggtaaaaggaaaaaaaatggcaattgATTAGATCATATGGGACTATATCCTGAAGTGAAGTTGAGACTTAAAGGTGTACTTCTGTTATTTACTACACCACTTTTTTCGAAATTGTTTATTGCAGGGGGAAAAGCAGTAAGTCTAGtgtcttttgtctgttttcagtTGGGCCCAAAGGACATGTTATAAGTTATGAAATCAGAGACGATCATCATAATTTAGCTAAGAAGAATTATAACCACTGGCGTGCTGCATGGAAAATAGGGCATATGGAAGAGTGGCCAGATAATGTAGAATTCATTCTTAAAGACATTTCAACAGCTGCTGCGGATATGAGATCTGTAACACTTGATGCAGTAAGTCCAAAAAATCATCCCATTTGACATTTACCTTTTCGGCATATATTAAAACCTCTAGCACTCACACACACAATAGGATTCCCATATCTAgtttaacatggaaaaaaaaaagttagacCTTCATCAATGAAAGAaacattgtgatttttttggtcAGATTTCATTTGGGAACCTGTAATGAAAACCTTGAAAATACTTGTAAGATGATACACTGTAGTACAGAAACATTACACTTAAGCACTGCTGTCTTGCAGGAAAGGCAAACTTACTTTcttgtattttggaaaaaggGATATATTTGCATCTAAGGCATGTACTTCAAACAttaaacttaagaaaaataCGTAAGCttattgaaaatacaaatagatAAACACTTTGCTATCAGCTATACAGAATGCACCATGTAACTAAGGCCTAAGTCAGAGTAAGGAATGCTATTGCTTGCTCTCCTGGCCTGCTTTTTGTAGCCAGATTTTGTaaagggagctgtgctggggaaaagAGCTAGATGGTAATCACTCTTCCACGTAAAGCAAACTACTTGCATTAACACTTTAAGCAGTTTTCTAAATCTTGTAACAAGCAGCAAGCTAAGACATTGAGACTGTAGTAGGATCTTTTCATGATAAAGATGCACTTGaatgtttgtgggtttttttacatttgaaaactaGATACCCAAAGGTgttagtaaaagtagttgtcTAAAAGTTTTTATTAACGTCAACATTATGGAATATAATTAGTAGGAGGTTTAATGTTAATACAAGACTACTTTATTTGTGAAACGCTACTCGCTGTTTTAATAGAAATTCATCTGGAAGTAGCAAGGACTGGgttttgtaaatgtaaaaacCTTAGGTTTCTCTAAGACTTTGAGAGGCAGTTACAAAACTGGCTTGTGATTACAAAATGCTGTTGTATGCATTCGTTTTCCATAGATAAACCTTGTTTTTTCAAGCATTGttgctacaggaaaaaaatcatatatattaatatttactgggagaacatatatatatatctttgtCTTGCAGGTAGTTCTGGATATGCTTAACCCTCAGTCTGCTCTGCCTGTTGTACACCCAAGACTGAAACAGGGTGGGGTGTGTGCTGTCTATTTAGCGAAGTAAGTATTTACTTCTGGTACTCAGGCATTCACACAGGTATCATCAACATCATTACGAAAccaaacatcttttaaaatacacatccaccattaatgaaatgtttaatgaaattattttttttccctcatgtaattttttggggggagttGCATGCAGTATAAATTAAAGTTGGCCAAATACCTTCGCCTTTAGTTTGGGAATGTTCTCATTACGCACAGCAGAAGTTTCTACTTAATGACATCCTCAGAATAACTGTACTGTTTCCCAATTCAGTAGTCAGGCTGTTAGCTCATTTACCCTAAACCTGAAGGACCTCAAAGGTAAAGAATGTGACAAAGGCAGTAGAATTGAGACTAACAGTGTAGGATTTGAGTTTTCAAAATACTACTTTatcctttgcatttcttcaaaaGCATCACACAGGTTATTGACCTTTTAGACAGAATACGGACCTGCAAAATCCCTTTTTTGTGTGAAAGGATCATTGAGGTAACTCATAGAAATTGGTTGGTACTCCCTGCTAAAATCAAGAACTGCAAATCAAGCCAAACAgttgaaatgcaggaaaattcTGAAGAACCACCTCAAAAGGAATATGAAGAAATCCACACTCAGGATCAAGTAGTTCTTAAAGAACATGAAGACTATGGTAAGAATTATTGCTGATGAGATATCCTGTTACTGCAATTTGATAATCCAAGGATATAATGAAGGCAAAGTTTGTAGGAagaggcacttttttttttttcttagatcaGCTGAGATAGTTATGAAGAACAGACAAGCTGTTGGGACAGCCTAGACCTTGGCAGGTTTGAAAAAGGATATATTAAAGATTTAAGTTTAAGTATCTTTTTGGAAATCTAGACTaactagaaaataaattgcagtCTTCAAACATAAAGAATGACTGCCCTTGTACTActgctttcaaatttttattttttaataaaattcagtCCTTTATACTAGTCCTGTAGCTGCTTTCAAGGACCCTCATGGGCTTAAGGATTCTGTAGAAGAAACGTTACCAGTGTGCTCTGTTTTTCAGTCATGCTGTTCTGGCAAATCCAAAAAAGATGCCTCATGCTGGTATAGATTTGCAAAATCCATAGTAAAGCAAAGAGGTCTGAATATACTGATAGGTGACAACAGAGCACTTTAACAGAAccaaaaagaaagtaaaaatatgtcaaggaaaaataatcaatgtGCATTGGCAACTCTGGTCTGTGTGTATGTCTTAAACTTGtgggaaagaattaaaagaaattaattctcaCAGAATCACTTTCTGACGATGCTGAAACATACTGCTCTGTGCCTTATGTTGCCAGACCATCTTATTGGCAGGATGCTCACTCAGGTAAGACAcctggaaaatgttcttttaccTTAAATGTTTAgtagtgttttattttcaaaaataccattttttttacTAGCATTTGGCATGTTACTATATCGTGAAATCATACAActtgtaataataaaataactatTGCATATTGAAATACTAAAGTAAtaccttgttttgttttttttaattagcattcCTTACCAAGCTGAGAAAGATTCGACCACTGCTTTCTTGATGCTACTGAGATGTTAGCTGCTAATTTGAGTATGGTatcacaataaaacaaaatgttacaAAGTAGCTGCCACATTTTGCAAGTTGTGTAACTTTTAAGTAAGGactgctttgatttcttctgcATATAGAATTTGAAATCCCACCTACTATTTGAAGGGAAAATCCTTAACAGAATCATTGGGTGTGGTGGTGCGATGCATCACAGACTGGTCCACAAAGCATAGTATCTGCTTCTGTCTCATGGGGTGTATTTCATTCTTCATTGCTGGTAAACCAGTCCATGGATTTGTCTTGGTTCAAGGTGCCATCTGGTCTCCTATTGCTGGACAGGGTCTGACAGTCTACcagaaataaagaggaaaaaaatatagtaagAAAATAATGGATTGAAGTCTGCCCTTCCAAATGAAAGTGCAGCAGCTTCTGACTTCACTGACTACCAACAGGTGGCTATCACTTTATCTTACAGTTGTGCTTTAAGAATACTGTTCTTAAAGGAACTGAAATTCACTGAATTTGTTCTCTTGATAAAGAAAAAGACCAGTTGCTGACATGTATAGCTTAGGTTCATTTTTAGCACCCATGCTGAAAGTTGCATGTGGAGTTTGCTGTATATAAAGCGTTCTCAAAAGGTCAAAATAACCAGTTTTTTCTGACCTGTCCGATCTGACTGTCAGATATGAAAAGGAAGACCTCTCAAGTAAAAATAGATTTAGAATTAAGTCTTTTTGGGTCTCATTTAAGGTTTACACATAAGCATGTGGTGATGTTTAACACATTCAATTTTAATAAATGACATATTGTAGACACCTGATTTGTTCTGTATCTCAAGGAAGATTCAATTGCCAAATTTTTCAAAGTTATGGGATCCTTTGAGAATCACAGTTG
Above is a genomic segment from Falco naumanni isolate bFalNau1 chromosome 12, bFalNau1.pat, whole genome shotgun sequence containing:
- the TRMT61B gene encoding tRNA (adenine(58)-N(1))-methyltransferase, mitochondrial, which translates into the protein MRAWRGMRRAASSAFSAGNGAVPGGRPRRRAWETSLSPLERVRRLLPPEEAASVGRCAAAPQEMRTDGPQEMMEAAGPEAAGARPSPFRAGELALAEMWRKHNTTVKLMCRLAAGAVLASSGGLLPHRHIIGQLPGQLLRTSAGRQLLLRRPSLEEYVLLMPRGPTIAYPKDISAMLMMMDIHPGDTVLESGSGSGAMSLFLSRAVGPKGHVISYEIRDDHHNLAKKNYNHWRAAWKIGHMEEWPDNVEFILKDISTAAADMRSVTLDAVVLDMLNPQSALPVVHPRLKQGGVCAVYLANITQVIDLLDRIRTCKIPFLCERIIEVTHRNWLVLPAKIKNCKSSQTVEMQENSEEPPQKEYEEIHTQDQVVLKEHEDYESLSDDAETYCSVPYVARPSYWQDAHSAFLTKLRKIRPLLS